From Candidatus Doudnabacteria bacterium, a single genomic window includes:
- the rpsO gene encoding 30S ribosomal protein S15, whose translation MLTPKEKGQIIKKFQVHKDDTGSPEVQVAILTREIEKVSEHLNEHKKDNHSRRGLLKMVGNRRRLLRYLKAEDEKRWDKLTDKLKLNK comes from the coding sequence ATGCTTACTCCCAAGGAAAAAGGGCAGATCATCAAGAAGTTCCAGGTCCATAAGGACGATACCGGCAGCCCGGAGGTCCAGGTGGCGATATTGACCCGCGAAATTGAGAAGGTTTCCGAGCACCTTAATGAGCACAAAAAGGACAATCACAGCCGCCGGGGCTTGCTGAAAATGGTGGGCAATAGGCGCAGGCTTTTGAGGTATTTGAAGGCTGAGGACGAGAAGCGTTGGGATAAACTGACTGATAAGTTAAAATTGAATAAGTAG
- the xerA gene encoding site-specific tyrosine recombinase/integron integrase yields the protein MTETKSKLQKYSLQFLEYLEVERNRSRLTLRNYDHYLKRFVDFCAKQGVTDPSEVDLELVRSYRLFLNRLAAKDRQLKIITQNYHLIALRSFLKYLAKRDVKSLAAEKIELPKTPARTVEFLDIEDVERLINATDQEDDKLTKLRDRAILEMLFSTGLRISELVAIKRDNLNLKRGEFAVRGKGDKMRLVFLSKEALDHLAKYLDEREDNSKALFIRHDAKESVEKQMESLSEKASGLTARTIQRIIKKYAKLAGIMKKITPHTLRHSFATDLLTNGADLRSVQELLGHSSISTTQIYTHLTNKRLRDVYEKYHRDGK from the coding sequence ATGACAGAAACAAAGAGCAAACTCCAAAAATACTCTCTCCAATTCCTTGAATACCTGGAAGTTGAACGCAATCGCTCTCGGCTGACTTTGCGCAACTACGACCATTATCTCAAAAGATTTGTGGATTTTTGCGCCAAGCAAGGAGTCACGGATCCTTCCGAAGTCGACCTGGAATTGGTCCGGTCTTATCGGCTTTTTTTGAACAGGCTGGCTGCGAAAGACAGACAGCTAAAAATCATCACGCAAAATTATCATTTGATCGCCTTGCGCAGTTTCCTGAAATATCTGGCCAAGCGGGACGTAAAATCCTTGGCTGCGGAAAAAATTGAATTGCCCAAAACTCCGGCCAGAACCGTGGAGTTCCTGGATATTGAAGATGTCGAACGGCTTATCAATGCAACTGACCAGGAAGACGATAAACTGACCAAATTGCGCGACCGCGCGATCCTTGAGATGCTTTTTTCCACAGGCCTTCGCATTTCAGAATTAGTAGCCATCAAGCGGGATAACCTCAATCTTAAACGAGGAGAATTTGCCGTGCGCGGAAAAGGGGATAAAATGCGCCTTGTTTTTCTTTCCAAAGAAGCTCTGGACCACCTGGCAAAATACCTGGATGAGCGCGAAGATAATTCCAAAGCCTTGTTCATCCGCCATGACGCCAAAGAATCCGTGGAAAAACAAATGGAATCCCTGTCAGAAAAGGCGTCCGGATTGACTGCCCGTACCATCCAGCGCATTATTAAAAAATATGCCAAACTCGCCGGTATCATGAAAAAAATAACGCCGCACACTCTGCGGCACTCATTTGCAACCGACCTGCTGACCAATGGCGCGGACCTTCGGTCCGTGCAGGAGCTCCTAGGCCATTCTTCTATTTCAACCACGCAGATCTATACGCATCTGACCAATAAAAGATTACGTGATGTGTACGAAAAATACCACCGCGACGGGAAATAG